The proteins below come from a single Benincasa hispida cultivar B227 chromosome 4, ASM972705v1, whole genome shotgun sequence genomic window:
- the LOC120076311 gene encoding asparagine synthetase [glutamine-hydrolyzing] 1-like: MCGILAVLGCSDDSQAKRVRVLELSRRLKHRGPDWSGLYQHADFYLSHQRLAIIDPASGDQPLYNEDKSIVVTVNGEIYNHEKLRKKLRNHKIRTGSDCDVISHLYEEYGENFVDMLDGMFSFVLLDTRDNSFIVAHDAIGITSLYIGWGLDGSVWISSELKGLNDDCEHFETFPPGHLYSSKEAGFKRWYNPTWFSEDIPSIPYDPLVLRRALENAVIKRLMTDVPFGVLLSGGLDSSLVASITARHLTGTRAAKHWGTQLHSFCVGLEGSPDLKAAREVADFLGTVHHEFNFTVQGGIDAIEDVIYHIETYDVTTIRASTPMFLMARKIKSLGVKMVISGEGADEIFGGYLYFHKAPNKEEFHRESCRKIKALHMYDCLRANKATSAWGLEVRVPFLDKEFINVAMAIDPEWKMIKHDQDRIEKWVLRKAFDDEQQPYLPKHVLYRQKEQFSDGVGYSWIDGLKAHAVQHVTEKMMLNAEHIFPQNTPTSKEAYYYRTIFERFFPQNSARLTVPGGPSIACSTAKAIEWDAAWSKNLDPSGRAALGVHVSAYGDEVNRVNDIVPPKIINPIPRMNVSTPEVEILS, encoded by the exons ATGTGTGGAATTCTCGCCGTTCTTGGTTGTTCCGATGATTCTCAGGCTAAACGTGTTCGTGTTCTTGAACTCTCTCGTAG ACTGAAACATCGTGGCCCAGACTGGAGTGGGCTTTACCAGCATGCCGATTTCTATTTATCCCATCAACGTTTAGCCATTATTGATCCTGCATCTGGTGATCAACCTCTCTATAATGAAGATAAGTCCATTGTTGTCACG GTCAACGGAGAAATATACAACCACGAAAAGTTGAGGAAGAAATTGAGGAACCACAAAATTCGAACCGGCAGTGACTGTGATGTTATCTCACATTTG TATGAAGAATATGGGGAGAATTTTGTGGACATGCTTGATGGAATGTTCTCTTTCGTACTGTTGGACACGCGTGACAATAGTTTCATTGTTGCTCATGATGCAATTGGGATTACTTCTCTTTACATTGGTTGGGGACTCGATG GTTCAGTTTGGATATCTTCGGAACTCAAAGGTCTGAATGATGATTGTGAACATTTTGAGACGTTTCCACCGGGTCACTTGTACTCTAGCAAGGAAGCTGGATTTAAAAGATGGTATAATCCAACATGGTTCTCTGAGGATATTCCATCGATCCcatatgatccacttgttttGAGACGTGCATTGGAGAAT gCCGTGATCAAGAGGTTGATGACCGATgtcccttttggagttctgcttTCTGGTGGCCTTGATTCATCATTGGTTGCTTCTATCACAGCTCGTCACTTAACTGGCACAAGAGCTGCCAAACATTGGGGTACACAACTTCATTCCTTCTGTGTTGGTCTTGAG GGTTCACCAGATTTGAAGGCTGCTAGAGAAGTTGCAGACTTTTTGGGAACTGTCCACCACGAGTTCAATTTCACAGTTCAA GGTGGGATTGATGCCATTGAAGATGTTATCTACCATATAGAAACATATGATGTAACTACAATCAGGGCAAGTACACCTATGTTTCTTATGGCACGAAAGATCAAGTCACTAGGAGTAAAGATGGTGATCTCTGGTGAAGGCGCTGATGAGATTTTTGGCGGATACCTGTACTTCCACAAGGCTCCTAATAAGGAAGAGTTTCATCGTGAAAGTTGTCGCAAG ATAAAGGCACTTCACATGTATGATTGCTTAAGAGCAAACAAGGCAACTTCAGCGTGGGGCTTGGAAGTTCGAGTACCATTTTTAGATAAGGAATTTATCAATGTTGCAATGGCCATTGATCCAGAATGGAAAATG ATTAAGCATGATCAAGATCGAATTGAAAAATGGGTTCTCAGGAAAGCTTTCGATGATGAGCAACAACCTTATCTCCCTAAG CATGTTTTGTACAGGCAGAAGGAACAATTCAGTGATGGTGTTGGATATAGTTGGATCGATGGCCTTAAAGCCCATGCTGTTCAACAT GTGACTGAAAAAATGATGCTGAATGCTGAACACATCTTCCCTCAAAATACTCCAACATCAAAGGAAGCCTACTACTACAGAACCATATTTGAGAGGTTCTTCCCACAG AACTCAGCTCGTCTGACTGTCCCGGGAGGGCCAAGTATCGCTTGCAGCACGGCAAAAGCTATCGAATGGGATGCTGCTTGGTCTAAAAATCTTGATCCTTCAGGTAGAGCTGCACTCGGAGTTCATGTCTCAGCATATGGAGATGAGGTAAATCGTGTAAATGACATCGTCCCACCCAAGATAATCAATCCCATTCCGAGAATGAACGTCAGCACACCAGAAGTAGAAATCCTTAGCTAG